The sequence below is a genomic window from Bacillota bacterium.
CATTTAAATTTTCGACATGGTGACAATAATTCCTTTTTTTGAAAGTACGAATTTTCGTAACCCCAACCACAACAAAATGTACTCAGAGTATTAACTTATAGATTGTAACTGTTGAAAGGCAAGTTTAAGGTTGGTTAATATCCTTGATCCGTCTGAACCGGGTAAGGGAAGTAAGTTGACTAACCCGAATACAAGGTTGGTCAGAAAGAGAAGTTCCTGTCCTGTTATGAAGAACGAAATTGCGAAAAGAAGATTAATTGCCGGACCCGCTAAAGAAACAAGCGCCCTTTTAAGCGGTTCATTTGCATAAGGCTCCCAGCTGATACCGATAC
It includes:
- a CDS encoding M50 family metallopeptidase, with amino-acid sequence MILSILFTVLIHEAGHALGIMLTRAGRIQGLVLNLKGIGISWEPYANEPLKRALVSLAGPAINLLFAISFFITGQELLFLTNLVFGLVNLLPLPGSDGSRILTNLKLAFQQLQSIS